One window of the Gambusia affinis linkage group LG13, SWU_Gaff_1.0, whole genome shotgun sequence genome contains the following:
- the nkx6.2 gene encoding homeobox protein Nkx-6.2: protein MLAVGQMDANRQSAFVLGSTPLAALHNMTEMKTSLFPYALQQSPAGFKAPSLSNLSSQISGGTPHGISDILGRPITTAGQLLSSFPRINGLAATTAAGMYFSPAVSRYPKPLAELPGRAPIFWPGVMQGAPWRDPRVPCPTQANLMVDKDGKKKHSRPTFSGQQIFALEKTFEQTKYLAGPERARLAYSLGMTESQVKVWFQNRRTKWRKRHAAEMASAKKKHDSETEKMKESSDNEEDDEYNKPLDPNSDDEKITRLLKKHKATTNLALISPCSNSSDTL, encoded by the exons ATGTTAGCGGTCGGGCAGATGGACGCTAACCGGCAGAGTGCGTTCGTTCTGGGCAGCACCCCGCTGGCGGCGCTGCACAACATGACCGAGATGAAGACGTCGCTGTTCCCGTACGCGCTGCAGCAGAGCCCGGCGGGCTTCAAGGCACCCTCGCTGTCCAACCTCAGCTCACAGATCTCCGGGGGAACCCCGCATGGAATAAGCGACATTCTGGGGAGACCCATCACCACCGCGGGGCAGCTGCTGTCCAGCTTCCCGCGGATAAACGGGCTGGCGGCGACCACAGCGGCCGGGATGTACTTCAGCCCCGCGGTGTCCCGGTACCCGAAGCCGCTGGCCGAGCTGCCCGGCAGGGCGCCCATCTTCTGGCCCGGGGTGATGCAGGGGGCCCCCTGGAGGGACCCGCGGGTTCCGTGTCCAA CTCAGGCTAACCTCATGGTGGACAAAGACGGCAAGAAGAAACACTCCAGGCCCACATTCTCCGGACAGCAGATCTTTGCTCTGGAGAAAACCTTCGAGCAGACCAAATACCTGGCTGGACCCGAGCGAGCCCGGCTGGCCTACTCCCTAGGAATGACCGAGAGTCAAGTAAAG GTTTGGTTCCAGAACCGGAGGACCAAGTGGAGGAAGAGGCACGCCGCGGAGATGGCCTCAGCCAAGAAGAAGCACGACTCTGAGACGGAGAAGATGAAGGAGAGCTCAGACAACGAGGAAGACGACGAGTACAACAAGCCGCTGGATCCCAACTCCGACGACGAGAAAATCACGAGACTGTTGAAGAAGCACAAGGCCACCACCAACCTGGCGCTGATCAGCCCCTGCAGTAACAGCTCGGACACCTTGTGA